A stretch of the Solanum dulcamara chromosome 6, daSolDulc1.2, whole genome shotgun sequence genome encodes the following:
- the LOC129893294 gene encoding zinc finger protein NUTCRACKER-like produces MTEEVISDGFTHNNSIEGSNPPPLKKKRNLPGNPDPEAEVIALSPKTLMATNRFLCEICGKGFQRDQNLQLHRRGHNLPWKLKQRTSKEVRKRVYVCPEKACVHHHPSRALGDLTGIKKHYCRKHGEKKWKCEKCSKRYAVQSDWKAHSKTCGTREYRCDCGTIFSRRDSFVTHRAFCDALAEETARVTAASNMHNPLAVGNNINYHFIGAPLAPNMAQHFSSLFKPLSNNNENSDRMRRDQLSLWNMGVAQEQDQIGININNLREIHQISPLLHQTSPAPTPTSAYDANTLLASRSNAPPVSYNNNHINWDQLTGSKISSINNAEQLSNTSSANISVPSLFSTQHQIAPSSTAPNMSATALLQKAAQIGATTTTTVTDPSIFLENFTMNNCNNKNNNQLQQGDNDNKFCGFYVSTPTTNNSISTSLGSDVDQSSSVNDFSANMHPMQMYPPSKRRHIQIEDSVKGGGGGGGQTRDFLGVGIQSICHPSSINGWI; encoded by the exons ATGACAGAAGAAGTGATATCAGATGGGTTTACTCACAACAACTCAATTGAAGGATCTAATCCTCctcctctcaagaaaaaaagaaatcttCCAGGAAATCCAG ATCCTGAAGCAGAAGTGATTGCCTTGTCACCAAAGACACTTATGGCAACAAATAGATTCTTGTGTGAAATTTGTGGAAAAGGTTTTCAAAGGGATCAAAATCTACAACTTCATAGAAGAGGACATAATCTTCCATGGAAACTAAAGCAAAGGACTTCAAAAGAAGTGAGAAAGAGAGTTTACGTGTGCCCGGAAAAGGCGTGTGTGCATCATCACCCTTCAAGGGCTTTAGGAGATCTAACTGGGATCAAGAAACACTACTGTAGAAAACATGGAGAAAAGAAGTGGAAATGTGAGAAATGTTCAAAGAGATATGCTGTGCAATCAGATTGGAAAGCTCACTCTAAGACTTGTGGCACTAGGGAATATAGATGTGATTGTGGTACTATTTTCTCAag GCGAGATAGCTTTGTGACTCATAGGGCGTTTTGCGATGCATTAGCTGAGGAGACGGCTAGAGTTACTGCAGCATCTAATATGCACAACCCATTGGCCGTCGGAAACAACATCAATTACCATTTCATCGGCGCACCATTAGCGCCAAACATGGCGCAgcatttctcttctcttttcaagCCACTTTCCAACAACAACGAGAACTCGGATCGAATGAGAAGAGATCAACTATCGCTTTGGAATATGGGTGTAGCTCAAGAGCAAGACCAAATAGGTATCAATATCAATAATCTCCGCGAAATCCATCAAATCAGTCCCCTTCTTCATCAAACATCACCAGCACCAACACCAACATCAGCTTATGACGCAAATACCCTCCTGGCATCACGTTCAAATGCTCCACCAGTTAGTTATAATAACAACCATATTAACTGGGATCAGTTAACCGGAAGCAAAATCTCTTCAATTAACAATGCTGAACAATTATCAAACACCTCATCTGCAAATATTAGCGTTCCGTCATTGTTCAGTACTCAACACCAAATTGCACCTTCTTCTACTGCTCCAAATATGTCTGCAACAGCTTTACTCCAAAAAGCAGCTCAGATCggagcaacaacaacaacaactgtAACCGATCCATCAATATTCCTCGAAAATTTCACGATGAATAATTgcaacaacaagaacaataaccaGCTTCAACAAGGGGATAATGATAACAAGTTTTGTGGATTTTATGTTAGTACTCCTACTACGAATAACTCGATCAGTACAAGTCTAGGAAGTGACGTAGATCAGAGCTCGTCGGTAAATGATTTCTCCGCTAATATGCACCCTATGCAGATGTATCCTCCTTCAAAACGTCGTCACATTCAAATTGAAGATAGTGTGAAAGGAGGCGGAGGAGGAGGAGGACAAACTAGGGATTTCTTGGGAGTTGGTATACAATCAATCTGCCACCCTTCATCAATCAATGGATGGATATGA